A genomic stretch from Bradyrhizobium sp. 195 includes:
- a CDS encoding carboxymuconolactone decarboxylase family protein translates to MATVKLLSDDELSTEARAVFDDIRKVRKSDFVNNFWRALAHDPKTLRRTWESIKEVMAPGALDPKVKEMLYVAVSIAHGCSYCIHSHTVAARAKGMSEAEYGELLAIVGMAAETNRLVTALGVPVDEAFLVDAAD, encoded by the coding sequence TCTCCACTGAAGCGCGCGCCGTCTTTGACGACATCCGCAAAGTGCGGAAATCGGATTTCGTCAACAATTTCTGGCGCGCGCTGGCGCATGATCCGAAGACGCTGCGGCGAACCTGGGAGAGCATCAAGGAGGTGATGGCTCCAGGCGCGCTCGATCCCAAGGTCAAGGAAATGCTCTATGTCGCGGTCTCGATCGCGCATGGCTGCAGCTACTGCATCCATTCGCACACCGTCGCCGCACGAGCCAAGGGCATGAGCGAGGCCGAATATGGCGAGCTGCTCGCCATCGTCGGCATGGCCGCGGAGACCAATCGTCTGGTCACAGCGCTCGGCGTGCCGGTTGATGAGGCGTTTCTGGTCGATGCCGCCGACTGA
- a CDS encoding proteasome-type protease has translation MTYCCGILVRDGLVMIADTRTNAGLDNVSTFRKLHIFSKPGERIMAIASAGNLAISQSVLSTLTEGLEDPNTGELETLMNAPTMFQAAQRIGRAIRAVHATEGPALRSEDVSFDVSFLFGGQIKGSRMRLFMIYTAGNFIECTTDTPYLQIGEHKYGKPVLDRAMHYDVELYEALKTGLISMDSTMRSNLGVGLPIDVLVVRADACEADLNHRIEAGEPYFHDLRSRWSAALRAAHQNIPRPPYKNEKEPKT, from the coding sequence ATGACCTATTGTTGTGGAATCCTGGTTCGGGACGGTCTGGTGATGATCGCCGATACCCGCACCAATGCCGGCCTCGACAACGTCTCGACCTTCCGCAAGCTTCACATCTTCTCAAAGCCCGGCGAGCGCATCATGGCGATCGCCAGCGCTGGCAACCTCGCCATCAGCCAGTCGGTATTGTCGACGCTGACCGAAGGCCTGGAAGACCCCAACACGGGCGAGCTCGAGACGCTGATGAACGCGCCGACCATGTTCCAGGCCGCCCAGCGCATCGGCCGGGCAATCCGGGCGGTGCACGCAACCGAAGGGCCGGCGCTGAGATCAGAGGACGTGTCCTTCGACGTCTCCTTTCTGTTCGGCGGCCAGATCAAGGGCTCCCGGATGCGACTGTTCATGATCTACACCGCCGGCAACTTCATCGAGTGCACCACCGACACGCCCTATTTGCAGATCGGCGAGCACAAATACGGCAAGCCTGTGCTCGACCGCGCCATGCATTACGACGTTGAGCTCTACGAGGCGCTGAAGACCGGTCTGATCTCGATGGACTCGACCATGCGCTCGAATCTCGGCGTCGGCCTGCCGATCGACGTGCTGGTGGTACGCGCGGACGCCTGCGAGGCCGATCTCAACCACCGCATCGAAGCGGGCGAGCCCTATTTCCACGATCTGCGCTCACGCTGGTCTGCGGCCCTGCGCGCCGCGCATCAGAACATTCCGCGGCCGCCCTACAAGAACGAAAAAGAACCGAAAACCTGA
- a CDS encoding SDR family oxidoreductase, with protein sequence MSEAKKIAVVTGAGTGVGRAASLALMNTGFTVVLVGRRLDMLEETAKLGPAGKSLCVTADMTKPDSIAALFDKVKATYGRLDVLFNNAGMGAPPVNFEDLTLEQWQAVVNTNLTGPFLCTQHAFRIMKDQSPRGGRIINNGSISAHAPRPFSAAYTSTKHAITGLTKASNLDGRMYDIAVGQVDIGNAATPMTDRMVNGPGVLQPDGTSKQEPRMDAKAVGDAVAYMAGLPLDANVLTMTVMATKMPFVGRG encoded by the coding sequence ATGAGTGAAGCAAAGAAAATCGCAGTGGTGACCGGCGCCGGCACCGGCGTCGGGCGCGCGGCGTCGCTGGCATTGATGAACACCGGCTTCACCGTGGTGCTGGTCGGGCGCCGGCTCGACATGCTCGAGGAGACCGCAAAGCTCGGTCCCGCGGGCAAGAGCCTGTGCGTCACCGCCGACATGACCAAGCCGGATTCGATCGCCGCGCTGTTCGACAAGGTGAAGGCGACCTACGGCCGGCTCGACGTGCTGTTCAACAATGCCGGCATGGGCGCGCCTCCGGTGAATTTCGAAGATCTCACTCTCGAGCAGTGGCAGGCGGTGGTGAACACCAACCTCACCGGCCCGTTCCTGTGCACCCAGCACGCCTTCCGCATCATGAAGGACCAGAGCCCGCGCGGCGGCCGCATCATCAACAACGGTTCGATCTCGGCGCATGCGCCGCGGCCGTTCTCGGCGGCCTACACCTCGACCAAGCACGCCATCACGGGCCTGACCAAGGCCAGCAACCTCGACGGCCGCATGTACGATATCGCCGTCGGCCAGGTCGACATCGGCAATGCCGCGACCCCGATGACCGATCGTATGGTCAACGGCCCCGGCGTGCTGCAGCCCGACGGCACGTCGAAGCAGGAACCCCGCATGGACGCCAAAGCGGTCGGCGATGCCGTCGCCTACATGGCCGGCCTGCCACTCGACGCCAACGTGCTGACGATGACGGTGATGGCGACCAAGATGCCGTTCGTCGGACGGGGCTGA
- a CDS encoding MFS transporter: MSEQPIAANPPVTARELLTHRAFLFFLLSRSLSRFSSQIAAVAIGWQIYDLTGSAFDLGMVGLVQFLPTALLVFVAGHAADRFERKRVVQLCQLVEAATALYLAAITYLGAVSEVQIFIATFVLGIAGAFESPTTAALLPLIAPQGSLQRATAVSSGAAQVATITGPALGGFAYAVAPHLAYAMMVLFWIFGMVLTGFIRPRPQAIAKEGTNSDNIFAGVRFIRRNPAILGTISLDLFAVLFGGVTALLPIYARDILQTGPVGLGVLRAAPAVGALLMTMVLARHAISTHVGLRMFQAVIVFGLATIVFALSSWMWLSVLALAILGAADTISVVIRFSLVQLATPDEMRGRVGAVNFLFINASNQLGQFESGVAAALLGAMPAAVFGGVATVAVALLWMKLFPSLRKVESLE; this comes from the coding sequence ATGTCAGAGCAGCCAATAGCAGCGAATCCGCCGGTAACTGCCCGCGAGCTCCTCACCCACCGCGCCTTCCTGTTCTTCCTGCTCTCGCGCAGCCTGTCGCGCTTTTCCAGCCAGATCGCGGCGGTCGCGATCGGCTGGCAGATCTACGATCTCACCGGCTCGGCCTTCGACCTCGGCATGGTCGGCCTAGTCCAGTTCCTGCCCACCGCGCTCCTGGTGTTCGTCGCCGGCCACGCCGCCGACCGCTTCGAGCGCAAGCGCGTGGTCCAGCTCTGTCAGCTCGTGGAAGCCGCAACCGCGCTCTATCTCGCTGCGATCACCTATCTCGGTGCGGTCAGCGAGGTGCAGATCTTCATCGCGACCTTCGTGCTCGGCATTGCCGGCGCGTTCGAAAGCCCGACTACGGCGGCGCTGCTGCCGTTGATCGCGCCGCAGGGCTCGCTCCAGCGCGCCACCGCCGTCTCTAGCGGCGCGGCGCAGGTCGCGACCATCACCGGGCCGGCGCTCGGCGGCTTCGCCTATGCGGTCGCCCCGCATCTTGCCTATGCCATGATGGTCCTGTTCTGGATCTTCGGGATGGTCCTGACCGGCTTTATCCGGCCGCGCCCGCAGGCCATCGCGAAGGAGGGGACGAACTCGGACAATATCTTCGCCGGCGTCCGCTTCATCCGCCGTAATCCCGCAATCCTCGGCACCATCTCGCTCGATCTGTTCGCGGTGCTGTTCGGCGGCGTCACGGCACTGTTGCCGATCTATGCCCGCGACATCCTCCAGACCGGGCCGGTCGGGCTCGGCGTGCTGCGTGCGGCGCCCGCGGTAGGCGCGCTCCTGATGACCATGGTCCTGGCGCGCCACGCCATCTCCACGCATGTGGGCCTGCGCATGTTCCAGGCCGTGATCGTGTTCGGCCTCGCCACGATCGTGTTCGCGTTGTCGTCCTGGATGTGGCTGTCGGTGCTCGCGCTCGCGATTCTCGGAGCCGCCGATACGATCAGCGTCGTGATCCGCTTCTCACTGGTGCAGCTCGCAACGCCCGACGAGATGCGCGGCCGGGTCGGCGCGGTCAACTTCCTCTTCATCAACGCCTCGAACCAGCTCGGGCAGTTCGAGAGCGGGGTGGCAGCCGCGCTGCTCGGTGCCATGCCGGCCGCCGTATTCGGCGGCGTTGCCACCGTCGCAGTGGCGCTCTTGTGGATGAAGCTGTTTCCCAGCCTGCGGAAGGTGGAAAGCTTAGAGTAG
- a CDS encoding NupC/NupG family nucleoside CNT transporter gives MLRLQSALGIFALLLIAFALAENRRAVSLRQAAIGLLATFVTAIALLKLPIVARAFGAINEAVGAISAASRAGSAFVFGYICGGTLPFDLKVPGADFILAFQALPIVLVMSVLTTLLFYWRVLPPIVRGMARLLERTLGVGGAVGLSTAANIFLGMVEAPLFVRPYLKQMTRSELFLVMTGGMAGIAGTVLVLYATFLAPLIPDAAAHFVIASVLGAPAAILISLIMVPETSDKRTGGTLEDPEMEVSGTMDAIVKGTSAGIELLINIVAMLLVLVALVYLVNAILGLLPHIGGAAISLQRLLGLVMAPVCWLMGLPWDQAVTAGSLMGTKTVLNELIAYVEFSKLPGDALDPRSRLIMLYAMCGFANFASLGIMIGGLGVMAPERREEINALGLKSIVSGTLTTCLMGAVVGVLS, from the coding sequence ATGCTGCGCTTGCAATCGGCACTCGGCATTTTCGCATTGCTGTTGATCGCCTTCGCGCTCGCAGAGAATCGGCGCGCCGTGTCGCTGCGACAGGCGGCGATCGGCCTCCTCGCCACTTTCGTCACCGCGATCGCGCTCCTGAAGCTGCCGATCGTCGCGCGCGCCTTCGGTGCCATCAACGAGGCGGTCGGCGCGATCTCGGCGGCCTCGCGCGCCGGGTCCGCCTTCGTGTTCGGCTATATCTGCGGCGGCACCCTGCCGTTCGATTTGAAGGTGCCGGGCGCCGATTTCATCCTGGCGTTCCAGGCGCTGCCGATCGTGCTGGTCATGAGCGTGCTGACGACGCTGCTGTTCTATTGGCGCGTGCTGCCGCCGATCGTGCGAGGCATGGCCCGGCTGCTGGAGCGGACGCTGGGCGTCGGCGGCGCGGTGGGCCTGTCGACCGCAGCCAACATCTTTCTCGGCATGGTCGAGGCACCGCTGTTCGTGCGGCCCTATCTGAAACAGATGACCCGCAGCGAGCTGTTCCTGGTGATGACCGGCGGCATGGCAGGCATCGCAGGCACGGTGCTGGTGCTCTATGCGACGTTCCTTGCTCCCCTCATCCCTGATGCCGCCGCGCATTTCGTCATCGCCTCCGTGCTGGGCGCGCCGGCCGCGATCCTCATCAGCCTGATCATGGTGCCTGAAACCTCCGACAAGCGCACCGGCGGCACGTTGGAAGACCCCGAGATGGAGGTCTCCGGCACGATGGATGCGATCGTGAAGGGCACCAGCGCAGGGATTGAGCTGCTGATCAACATCGTCGCAATGCTGCTGGTGCTGGTGGCGCTGGTCTATCTCGTCAACGCCATCCTCGGCCTGTTGCCACACATCGGCGGCGCCGCGATCTCGTTGCAGCGCCTGCTTGGGCTCGTGATGGCGCCGGTGTGCTGGCTGATGGGACTGCCGTGGGATCAGGCCGTGACCGCCGGCAGCCTGATGGGTACCAAGACCGTACTCAACGAATTGATCGCCTATGTCGAGTTCTCAAAGCTGCCGGGCGACGCGCTCGATCCGCGCTCGCGCCTGATCATGCTCTATGCGATGTGCGGCTTCGCCAATTTCGCCAGCCTCGGCATCATGATCGGCGGCCTGGGAGTGATGGCGCCCGAGCGGCGCGAGGAGATCAACGCGCTCGGACTGAAGTCGATCGTGTCGGGGACGCTGACGACGTGCTTGATGGGGGCGGTGGTGGGGGTGTTGAGCTAG
- a CDS encoding cupin domain-containing protein: MAKQKASRPATKSAVKKRSGAKAAARSSARKAVKAKARIVTPKKPARPRQRIAISHHREEDFKADGLRAYAKYRDLGIAAASHGLAQAHVIRLQGPCNPAEVSKLHFHDVEFQMVYVLKGWVKTYMDGQGETLMKEGSAWTQPPKIKHMILDYSDDVELLEVILPAEFRTVELKA; encoded by the coding sequence ATGGCCAAGCAAAAGGCATCAAGACCCGCAACGAAGAGTGCGGTGAAGAAGCGCAGCGGAGCAAAGGCGGCGGCGCGATCGTCGGCGCGCAAAGCGGTGAAGGCGAAGGCCCGCATTGTGACTCCGAAAAAGCCCGCGCGCCCTAGACAACGCATCGCGATCAGCCATCACCGCGAGGAAGACTTCAAGGCCGACGGCCTGCGCGCCTACGCCAAGTATCGTGACCTCGGCATTGCCGCAGCGTCCCATGGTCTCGCGCAAGCGCATGTGATCCGCCTGCAAGGCCCCTGCAATCCGGCCGAGGTCTCGAAGCTGCACTTTCACGACGTCGAATTCCAGATGGTCTACGTGCTCAAGGGCTGGGTGAAGACCTACATGGACGGGCAGGGCGAGACGCTCATGAAAGAAGGCAGCGCCTGGACCCAGCCGCCGAAGATCAAGCACATGATCCTGGACTATTCCGACGACGTCGAGCTGCTGGAGGTGATCCTGCCGGCGGAGTTCCGGACGGTGGAGTTGAAGGCGTAG
- a CDS encoding O-linked N-acetylglucosamine transferase, SPINDLY family protein — protein sequence MGSSVGQRAFQNARLQKRQKAEVLPLLGHALQLHKMGLLPEAQAAYRQLLQLAPNQFIALHMLGVLEADTKNYQQAEILLSRAVAVDPRSADAHMSLGVALNGLRRHGEACASYRKALALRPNHAVTLSNLGNASVALDLHEEALHNYDKALALDANLAEAHNGRGWALSRLRNYDGALASLDRALSIKPDYAAALANRAVALRELQRFDEALGDGNRAVGLAPDEANGWLARASVLLQIQQIAQASHDCEQALAIAPDSIQAHLVLGLCLAGLGRVDEALASFDRALDIQPDLQSAISNKIFTLDFVGDATVERHQQARQVWWERVGAKIASEAAGPHDNSRDPDRRLVLGYVSSDFNAHSAAFIFKPVLQHHDRAQFEIVCYSCSSKVDTTTSEFQGIADRWRDASQWTDERLAAEIRADGVDILIDLSGHTRGNRLSVFARKPAPIQVHGWGHGTGTGLPTIDYLFSDPVAIPFAVRDLFAETVVDLPCFVTLTPLPAGIEQAPTPAISNRFVTFGVFNRISKISDEAAEVWSRILERVPGSRLLIKDVALDDQLVRDNLLARFAACGLPAERIDLLGATLRGEHLASFNRVDICLDPFPQNGGVSTWEALQMGVPVVAKLGNSLPSRAAGSILTALGLPHWVTDSNEGYIEIAVCHAVEIGELDRLRRDLPGQIDSAAAGNPVPYARAVDEAYRAMWKRYCNGGA from the coding sequence ATGGGAAGCAGCGTAGGTCAGCGTGCATTTCAAAATGCCCGGCTTCAGAAACGACAGAAAGCCGAAGTGCTGCCATTGCTCGGGCATGCACTCCAGTTGCACAAGATGGGGCTTTTGCCGGAGGCCCAGGCCGCCTATCGCCAACTCCTGCAGCTCGCCCCCAACCAATTCATCGCGCTGCATATGCTTGGCGTGTTGGAGGCCGACACCAAGAACTATCAGCAGGCGGAAATTCTGCTGAGCCGGGCGGTTGCCGTCGATCCGCGGTCGGCCGATGCTCATATGAGCCTCGGCGTCGCGCTCAACGGACTACGGCGTCACGGCGAGGCCTGCGCGAGCTATCGCAAGGCCCTCGCCTTGCGGCCCAACCACGCCGTAACCCTCTCCAATCTCGGTAACGCGAGCGTGGCCCTCGACCTTCACGAGGAGGCACTCCACAACTACGACAAGGCGCTCGCACTCGACGCAAACCTTGCTGAAGCCCATAACGGCCGGGGTTGGGCGCTCAGCCGTCTGCGCAATTATGACGGGGCGCTCGCAAGCCTCGACCGCGCGCTATCGATCAAGCCTGACTACGCCGCAGCGCTGGCGAACCGCGCGGTTGCATTGCGGGAACTTCAGCGATTCGATGAAGCCCTGGGAGATGGCAATCGGGCCGTCGGGCTGGCACCCGACGAGGCGAACGGGTGGCTCGCGCGGGCCAGTGTCCTGCTCCAGATCCAGCAAATTGCCCAGGCATCGCACGATTGCGAGCAGGCCCTCGCGATCGCTCCCGATTCCATTCAAGCTCACCTGGTGCTGGGCCTTTGCCTCGCCGGGCTTGGCCGGGTCGACGAAGCCCTGGCCAGCTTTGACAGAGCCCTCGACATCCAGCCTGACCTCCAGAGCGCGATCTCCAACAAGATATTCACGCTCGATTTTGTGGGGGACGCCACCGTCGAACGGCACCAGCAGGCGCGGCAGGTATGGTGGGAGCGTGTCGGCGCGAAGATCGCCTCGGAGGCGGCCGGACCGCATGACAACAGCCGCGATCCGGATCGCCGCCTCGTGCTTGGCTATGTCTCGTCGGACTTCAACGCGCATTCGGCTGCGTTCATTTTCAAGCCGGTCCTGCAACATCACGACCGGGCACAGTTCGAGATCGTTTGCTACTCTTGTTCGTCAAAAGTGGACACGACGACCAGCGAATTTCAAGGGATTGCCGACCGCTGGCGCGACGCCTCGCAATGGACCGACGAGCGTCTCGCCGCCGAGATCCGCGCCGATGGCGTCGATATCCTGATCGATCTGTCCGGCCATACCAGAGGAAACCGGCTCAGCGTGTTTGCACGCAAGCCGGCGCCGATCCAGGTCCATGGCTGGGGCCACGGCACTGGCACCGGACTGCCGACGATCGACTATCTGTTCTCGGACCCCGTCGCGATTCCTTTCGCGGTCCGGGATCTGTTTGCGGAAACTGTTGTCGACCTGCCGTGCTTTGTAACGCTGACGCCACTGCCGGCCGGGATCGAGCAGGCGCCGACCCCGGCGATCTCGAACCGCTTCGTCACATTCGGCGTCTTCAACCGCATCAGCAAGATTTCGGACGAGGCAGCGGAAGTCTGGTCCAGGATTCTCGAGCGAGTGCCGGGTTCGCGCCTGCTGATCAAGGATGTTGCGCTGGACGACCAGCTGGTCCGCGACAATCTGCTGGCGCGGTTTGCGGCTTGCGGATTGCCGGCCGAACGTATCGATCTGCTCGGAGCCACCTTGCGGGGCGAACATCTGGCATCGTTCAATCGCGTCGATATCTGCCTCGACCCGTTCCCGCAGAACGGCGGCGTCAGCACCTGGGAGGCCTTGCAGATGGGCGTGCCGGTGGTGGCGAAACTCGGCAACAGCCTGCCCAGCCGTGCTGCCGGCTCCATCCTCACGGCGCTTGGCCTGCCGCACTGGGTTACGGATAGCAATGAGGGATATATCGAAATCGCTGTCTGCCATGCAGTTGAGATCGGTGAACTCGATCGCTTGCGCCGCGACCTGCCTGGACAGATCGACTCCGCAGCCGCCGGCAACCCTGTCCCCTATGCGCGGGCGGTGGACGAGGCCTATCGCGCAATGTGGAAGCGCTATTGCAACGGCGGCGCATGA
- a CDS encoding usg protein — translation MDLRSGGVSEDFRKQMLGYGLTTAQILYRMPDHPSLLQTYVWQNYDMFPKFPALKDFLAFWQEKLDGPLHSVTVAHSKLIKPAELRAVDGVFRLH, via the coding sequence ATGGACTTGCGGAGTGGGGGCGTTTCCGAGGACTTCCGGAAACAGATGCTGGGTTACGGGCTGACGACGGCACAAATTCTCTATCGGATGCCGGATCATCCCTCGCTGCTACAGACCTACGTCTGGCAGAACTACGACATGTTTCCGAAATTCCCGGCGCTGAAGGATTTCCTGGCGTTCTGGCAGGAGAAGCTCGACGGCCCCCTTCATTCGGTCACCGTCGCGCATTCCAAGCTGATCAAGCCGGCCGAGCTGCGCGCCGTGGATGGCGTGTTCCGGCTGCATTGA
- a CDS encoding co-chaperone GroES, with the protein MKFRPLHDRVVVKRIDAEEKTAGGIIIPDTAKEKPSQGEVVAVGPGGRDEAGKLIPIDLKVGDRVLFGKWSGTEVKIDNVDLLIMKESDIMGVLDVPASKKKAA; encoded by the coding sequence ATGAAATTCCGTCCGCTTCACGACCGCGTCGTGGTCAAGCGCATCGACGCAGAAGAGAAGACCGCTGGCGGCATCATCATTCCCGACACTGCCAAGGAAAAGCCCTCGCAGGGCGAAGTCGTCGCCGTCGGCCCCGGTGGCCGCGACGAAGCCGGCAAGCTGATCCCGATCGACCTGAAGGTCGGCGACCGCGTGCTGTTCGGCAAGTGGTCCGGCACCGAGGTCAAGATCGACAACGTCGACCTGCTGATCATGAAGGAAAGCGACATCATGGGCGTTCTCGACGTCCCCGCTTCCAAGAAGAAGGCGGCCTAA
- the groL gene encoding chaperonin GroEL (60 kDa chaperone family; promotes refolding of misfolded polypeptides especially under stressful conditions; forms two stacked rings of heptamers to form a barrel-shaped 14mer; ends can be capped by GroES; misfolded proteins enter the barrel where they are refolded when GroES binds) has product MAAKEVKFSVEARDKMLRGVDVLANAVKVTLGPKGRNVVLDKSFGAPRITKDGVTVAKEIELEDKFENMGAQMVREVASKSADAAGDGTTTATVLAQAIVREGAKSVAAGMNPMDLKRGIDLAVEAVVADLVKNSKKVTSNDEIAQVGTISANGDQEIGKFLSDAMKKVGNEGVITVEEAKSLETELDVVEGMQFDRGYISPYFVTNADKMRVEMDDAYILINEKKLSSLNELLPLLEAVVQTGKPLVIVAEDVEGEALATLVVNRLRGGLKVAAVKAPGFGDRRKAMLQDIAILTGGQAISEDLGIKLENVTLNMLGRAKKVMIDKENTTIVNGAGKKADIEARVAQIKAQIEETTSDYDREKLQERLAKLAGGVAVIRVGGATEVEVKERKDRVDDAMHATRAAVEEGIVPGGGVALLRASEQLKGLRTKNDDQKTGVEIVRKALSAPARQIAINAGEDGSVIVGKILENKTYAYGFDSQTGEYADLVKKGIIDPTKVVRTAIQNAASVAALLITTEAMVAELPKKGGAGPAMPPGGGMGGMDF; this is encoded by the coding sequence ATGGCAGCCAAAGAAGTCAAATTCTCGGTTGAAGCGCGTGACAAGATGCTGCGCGGCGTCGACGTTCTCGCCAACGCGGTGAAGGTCACGCTCGGTCCGAAGGGCCGCAACGTCGTGCTCGACAAGTCGTTCGGCGCTCCCCGCATCACCAAGGACGGCGTCACCGTCGCCAAGGAGATCGAGCTCGAGGACAAGTTCGAGAACATGGGCGCCCAGATGGTGCGCGAAGTCGCCTCCAAGTCCGCTGACGCGGCCGGCGACGGCACCACCACGGCCACCGTGCTCGCCCAGGCGATCGTGCGCGAAGGCGCCAAGTCGGTTGCCGCCGGCATGAACCCGATGGATCTCAAGCGCGGTATCGACCTGGCGGTGGAAGCCGTGGTCGCCGACCTCGTCAAGAACTCCAAGAAGGTCACCTCCAACGACGAGATCGCCCAGGTCGGCACCATCTCGGCCAACGGCGACCAGGAGATCGGCAAGTTCCTCTCCGACGCCATGAAGAAGGTCGGCAACGAGGGTGTCATCACCGTCGAGGAAGCCAAGTCGCTCGAGACCGAGCTCGACGTCGTCGAGGGCATGCAGTTCGACCGCGGCTACATCTCGCCCTACTTCGTCACCAACGCCGACAAGATGCGCGTTGAAATGGACGACGCCTACATCCTCATCAACGAGAAGAAGCTCTCCTCGCTGAACGAGCTGCTGCCGCTGCTCGAGGCCGTGGTGCAGACCGGCAAGCCGCTGGTCATCGTCGCCGAGGACGTCGAAGGTGAAGCCCTCGCGACCCTGGTCGTGAACCGCCTGCGCGGCGGCCTCAAGGTCGCGGCCGTCAAGGCTCCCGGCTTCGGCGATCGCCGCAAGGCCATGCTGCAGGACATCGCGATCCTGACCGGCGGCCAGGCGATCTCGGAAGATCTCGGCATCAAGCTCGAGAACGTCACGCTCAACATGCTCGGTCGCGCCAAGAAGGTGATGATCGACAAGGAGAACACCACGATCGTCAACGGCGCCGGCAAGAAGGCCGACATCGAGGCGCGCGTGGCCCAGATCAAGGCGCAGATCGAGGAAACCACCTCGGACTACGACCGTGAGAAGCTCCAGGAGCGTCTGGCCAAGCTCGCCGGCGGCGTTGCGGTGATCCGCGTCGGCGGCGCGACCGAGGTCGAGGTGAAGGAGCGCAAGGATCGCGTTGATGACGCGATGCATGCGACCCGCGCGGCTGTGGAAGAAGGCATCGTCCCGGGCGGCGGCGTCGCCCTGCTCCGTGCCTCCGAGCAGCTCAAGGGCCTGCGCACCAAGAACGACGACCAGAAGACCGGCGTCGAGATCGTGCGCAAGGCGCTCTCGGCTCCCGCTCGCCAGATCGCGATCAACGCCGGTGAAGACGGTTCGGTGATCGTCGGCAAGATCCTGGAGAACAAGACCTACGCTTACGGCTTCGACTCCCAGACCGGCGAATATGCCGACCTCGTCAAGAAGGGCATCATCGACCCGACCAAGGTGGTCCGTACCGCGATCCAGAACGCAGCTTCGGTTGCGGCGCTGCTGATCACCACGGAAGCCATGGTCGCCGAGCTGCCCAAGAAGGGCGGCGCCGGTCCGGCGATGCCCCCGGGCGGCGGCATGGGCGGCATGGACTTCTAA
- a CDS encoding GIY-YIG nuclease family protein, translating into MAYYVYILASKKYGTLYIGVTNDLVRRVFEHKTKAAPGFTTKYGVDKLVLFEIYDDPLTAITREKELKKWRRDWKTRLIEEQNPNWDDLYPGITN; encoded by the coding sequence ATGGCCTACTATGTCTACATTCTCGCGAGTAAGAAGTACGGCACGCTCTACATAGGCGTAACGAACGACCTCGTGCGTCGCGTGTTCGAACACAAGACGAAAGCGGCTCCCGGCTTCACGACCAAGTACGGCGTCGACAAGCTCGTCTTGTTCGAAATCTATGACGACCCCTTGACGGCCATCACCCGCGAGAAAGAGCTCAAAAAGTGGCGACGGGATTGGAAGACCCGTCTCATTGAGGAGCAGAACCCCAATTGGGATGATCTGTATCCGGGAATCACCAACTGA
- the lepB gene encoding signal peptidase I: MTTLSETIRTSRAQSREWKAIFVLILLVPVLWSPLILFRFVLYQPFSIPSGSMAPTLMVGDYVFAAKYAYGYGRYSLPFAPSWISGRVFAADPGYGDIVVFRTPKDTSVDYVKRVVGLPGDRIQMRQGQLILNDRPVTRVALEYGLADNACGVDGGVKVKRWRETLPKGASYVTNDCVDNGFLDNTSVFTVPPGHFFVLGDNRDNSTDSRMSTFGFVPMDNLVGKVTRIFWSLDEDGEPHIERLGKVR; this comes from the coding sequence ATGACCACTCTTTCGGAAACGATCCGCACCTCGAGGGCGCAATCGCGGGAATGGAAGGCGATCTTCGTCCTGATTCTGCTGGTCCCGGTGCTGTGGTCGCCGCTGATCCTGTTTCGCTTCGTCCTGTACCAGCCGTTCAGCATCCCCTCTGGGTCGATGGCGCCGACACTGATGGTCGGCGACTACGTCTTCGCCGCGAAATACGCTTACGGCTACGGCCGCTATTCCCTGCCTTTCGCGCCGTCCTGGATCTCAGGCCGCGTCTTTGCCGCCGACCCCGGATATGGCGACATCGTCGTGTTCCGGACGCCGAAGGACACTTCGGTGGACTACGTCAAGCGCGTGGTTGGGCTGCCCGGCGACCGCATCCAGATGCGGCAGGGCCAGCTCATCCTCAATGACCGTCCGGTGACGCGCGTCGCGCTCGAGTATGGGCTCGCCGACAACGCCTGCGGTGTCGATGGCGGCGTCAAGGTCAAGCGCTGGCGCGAGACGCTGCCGAAAGGCGCGTCCTATGTCACCAACGATTGCGTCGACAACGGTTTCCTCGACAATACCAGCGTCTTCACGGTGCCGCCGGGCCACTTCTTCGTGCTCGGCGACAACCGCGACAATTCCACCGACAGCCGCATGTCGACGTTCGGTTTCGTGCCGATGGACAATCTCGTCGGCAAGGTGACGCGGATCTTCTGGTCGCTCGACGAAGACGGCGAGCCGCACATCGAGCGGCTGGGGAAGGTAAGGTGA